In Zonotrichia leucophrys gambelii isolate GWCS_2022_RI chromosome 14, RI_Zleu_2.0, whole genome shotgun sequence, a single window of DNA contains:
- the SREBF1 gene encoding sterol regulatory element-binding protein 1 isoform X2 — MECTFEDMLQLINTPDNDFSGLFDSPFSAPDSAVPPGLPSAPGTLSTFLAPSKAPTGSAFAGPPGMGTFTPPPPAPLLPAPALGVKEEPSVVPSSQSQPQPQPGVMLAPSFVPASPSPFTAQPMVSYQNQHSFSAVQPGSAGQTLPSPLPAPQPSQPVTVPGPVQNVAPQQLLAPAAPSTPSVSPQIQSVPVLLQPHFIKADSLLLTAVKTDASSAKTSTIASLATSASGSATPLQVPALVSGGTILATVPLVVDAEKLPINRLAPSGKPALLQSRGEKRTAHNAIEKRYRSSINDKIVELKDLVVGTEAKLNKSAILRKAIEYIRFLQQSNQKLKQENLALKMAMQKNQPVKDLGTHSSRGAKAEAPMEVVKAEVMEMLTPPPSDVGSPSHSSPLSLSGGSSNSSSDSEPESPLCAHGKVKQEQPPPSPSSQGMLDRSRMALCAFVFLCLSFNPLASLLRGSASPAPLGSQDTAGPGRSIMAQSGTSEDAWGWTQWLWPTLAFWALNVALVLGAVVRLFVCGEPVTRPHSEPSILFWRHRRQADLDLDRGDFAQGAQHLRTALGALGRPLPASHGDLACSLLWTLLRHLLQRLWVGRWLAARAGGLRPDPPPPAHVRQSARDAAMAYHRLHQLHLAGKQAGGHLLAINLALSAVNLAECAGDAISVAALAEIYVAAALRIKASLHRCFHFLARPFLCSARRVALSHGGAVPPAMQWLCHPLGHRFFVDGDWAVKGVPRETIYSSAGNPVDPLAQVTQLFREHLLEKALCCVAMPEPGRPTAQGEGRFSDALEYLQLLNGCSDVSGTPGPTPSIASGLAAVTGTDPVSKWWASFIGIVIHWLQGDEEGAERLYPLVETMPRALQSSEKPLPRAALHSFRAVRALLSKQDGSQTTLGHCEKASSCLRESLELGSPPKGTIDKAVQLLLCDLLLVTRTNLWQQQMGASQQRSCLYQASALELRGFQQDLSSLRRLAQTLRPAMRRVFLHEATARLMARASPTRTHQLLDRSLRRRGVQGSKTAGEPESHPTAREHAEALLLACCYLPPSFLAGPGQRVGMLAEAARTLDKLGDRRTLHDCQQMIIKLGSGTTVTSG, encoded by the exons ATGGAGTGCACCTTTGAAG ACATGCTGCAGCTGATCAACACGCCGGACAATGACTTCTCGGGGCTGTTCGACTCCCCGTTCAGTGCCCCGGACAGCGCCGTGCCCCCGGGGCTTCCCTCCGCTCCGGGCACCCTCAGCACCTTCCTGGCCCCCAGCAAGGCGCCCACCGGCAGCGCCTTCGCGGGGCCCCCCGGCATGGGCACCTTcaccccgccgcccccggccccgctgctgcCCGCGCCCGCCCTGGGCGTCAAGGAGGAGCCGTCGGTGGtgcccagcagccagagccagccccagccccagcccggtgTCATGCTGGCCCCCAGCTTTGTCCCTGCGTCCCCCAGCCCCTTCACTGCCCAGCCCATGGTGAGCTACCagaaccagcacagcttctcag ctgtgcagcctggcagtgcGGGGCAGACCCTGCCAAGCCCTCTGCCCGCCCCACAACCCAGCCAGCCCGTGACAGTGCCCGGCCCCGTGCAGAACGTggcaccccagcagctcctggcccccgcagcccccagcaccccatCTGTGTCACCGCAGATCCAGTCAGTGCCG gttctcctgcagccccacttCATCAAGGCTGACTCCCTGCTGCTCACGGCCGTCAAGACAGATGCCAGCAGCGCCAAGACTTCCACCATCGCCTCCCTGGCCACCAGCGCCAGCGGCTCGGCCACGCCGCTCCAGGTGCCG GCGCTGGTGAGCGGAGGGACCATCCTGGCCACGGTGCCGCTGGTGGTGGATGCAGAGAAGCTGCCCATCAACCGGCTGGCACCCAGCGGGAAGCCGGCGCTGCTGCAGAGCCGCGGAGAGAAGCGCACGGCCCACAACGCCATCGAGAAGCGCTACCGCTCCTCCATCAACGACAAGATCGTGGAGCTCAAGGACCTGGTGGTGGGCACCGAGGCCAag CTCAACAAGTCGGCGATCCTGAGGAAGGCAATCGAGTACATCcgcttcctgcagcagagcaacCAGAAGCTGAAGCAGGAGAACCTCGCCCTGAAGATGGCCATGCAGAAGAACC AGCCTGTGAAGGACCTGGGGACCCACAGCAGCCGGGGGGCCAAGGCGGAGGCCCCCATGGAGGTGGTGAAGGCAGAGGTGATGGAGATGCTGACACCGCCGCCCTCAGACGTGGGCTcgccatcccacagcagcccacTCTCACTCAGCGggggcagcagcaacagcagcagcgaCTCAGAGCCTGAGAGccccctctgtgcccatggcaag gtgaagcaggagcagccaccaCCCTcgcccagcagccagggaatgCTGGACCGCTCCCGCATGGCGCTCTGCGCCTTCGtcttcctctgcctctccttcaACCCCCTGGCCTCCCTGCTCCGGGGttctgcctccccagcccccttGGGGAGCCAGGACACCGCTGGTCCTGGCAGGAGCATCATGGCTCAGTCTGGCACTTCGG aGGACGCGTGGGGGTGGACGCAGTGGCTGTGGCCCACACTGGCCTTCTGGGCCCTGAACGTGGCGCTGGTGCTGGGCGCGGTGGTGCGGCTGTTCGTCTGCGGGGAGCCCGTCACGCGCCCGCACTCCGAGCCCTCCATCCTCTTCTGGCGGCACCGCCGGCAGGCCGACCTCGACCTCGACCGG GGAGACTTCGCGCAGGGGGCCCAGCACCTGCGCACGGCGCTCGGGGCGCTGGGGCGGCCGCTGCCGGCGTCCCACGGGGACCTGgcctgcagcctgctctggacCCTGCTGCGCCACCTGCTCCAGCGCCTCTGGGTGGGTCGCTGGCTGGCTGCCCGCGCCGGGGGGCTGCGTCCGGACCCGCCGCCCCCTGCCCACGTCCGCCAGAGTGCCCGCGATGCTGCCATGGCTTATCACCGCCTGCACCAGCTGCACCTCGCCG GGAAGCAGGCTGGGGGACATCTGCTGGCCATCAACCTGGCACTGAGCGCTGTCAACCTGGCTGAGTGTGCCGGTGACGCCATCTCTGTGGCAGCGCTGGCTGAGATCTACGTGGCGGCTGCCCTGCGCATCAAGGCCAGCCTGCACCGCTGCTTCCACTTCCTGGCG cgTCCCTTCCTCTGCAGCGCCCGGCGTGTGGCCTTGTCCCATGGTGGGGCCGTGCCCCCCGCCATGCAGTGGCTCTGCCACCCCTTGGGCCATCGCTTCTTTGTTGACGGGGACTGGGCGGTcaaaggtgtccccagggaaaCCATCTACAGCTCCGCCGGCAACCCAG TGGACCCGCTGGCCCAGGTGACCCAGCTGTTCCGTGAGCACCTCCTGGAGAAGGCGCTGTGCTGCGTGGCCATGCCTGAGCCCGGCCGTCCCACTGCCCAGGGAGAGGg GCGCTTCTCCGATGCCCTCGAGTACCTCCAGCTGCTCAACGGCTGCTCGGATGTCAGTGGCACACCTGGCCCCACACCTTCCATCGCCTCCGGCTTGGCGGCTGTCACAG GCACCGACCCCGTGTCCAAGTGGTGGGCGTCCTTCATCGGCATCGTTATCCACTGGCTGCAGGGAGATGAGGAAGGGGCTGAGCGCCTCTACCCGCTGGTGGAGACCATGCCCcgggcactgcagagctctga GAAGCCCCTTCCCCGCGCTGCCCTGCACTCTTTCCGAGCTGTCCGTGCCTTGCTGAGCAAACAGGACGGGAGCCAGACCACCTTGGGCCACTGTGAGAaggccagcagctgcctgcgggagagcctggagctgggcagccccCCCAAGGGCACCATCGACAAG GcggtgcagctcctgctctgtgacCTGCTGCTGGTCACCCGCACCaacctgtggcagcagcagatgggGGCGAGCCAGCAGCGCAGCTGCCTCTACCAGGCGTCAGCCCTGGAGCTCCGCGGCTTCCAGCAGGACCTGAGCAGCCTGCGGCGCCTGGCACAGACCCTGCGGCCCGCCATGCGCCGG GTGTTCCTGCACGAAGCCACGGCCAGGCTGATGGCCCGGGCCAGCCCCACGCGCACCCACCAGCTGCTGGACCGCAGCCTGCGGAGGAGAGGGGTGCAGGGCAGCAAAACAG ctggCGAGCCAGAAAGCCACCCCACGGCCCGGGAGCACGCCGAGGCGCTGCTGCTGGCCTGCTGCTACCTCCCGCCCAGCTTCCTGGCGGGCCCGGGCCAGCGCGTGGGGATGCTGGCCGAGGCCGCCCGCACGCTGGACAAGCTGGGCGACCGCCGCACCCTGCACGACTGCCAGCAGATGATCATCAAGCTGGGCAGCGGCACCACCGTCACGTCGGGATAG
- the SREBF1 gene encoding sterol regulatory element-binding protein 1 isoform X1 yields the protein MSALAFDDAALEGLAPTLGLSGASDIDTALLSDIDDMLQLINTPDNDFSGLFDSPFSAPDSAVPPGLPSAPGTLSTFLAPSKAPTGSAFAGPPGMGTFTPPPPAPLLPAPALGVKEEPSVVPSSQSQPQPQPGVMLAPSFVPASPSPFTAQPMVSYQNQHSFSAVQPGSAGQTLPSPLPAPQPSQPVTVPGPVQNVAPQQLLAPAAPSTPSVSPQIQSVPVLLQPHFIKADSLLLTAVKTDASSAKTSTIASLATSASGSATPLQVPALVSGGTILATVPLVVDAEKLPINRLAPSGKPALLQSRGEKRTAHNAIEKRYRSSINDKIVELKDLVVGTEAKLNKSAILRKAIEYIRFLQQSNQKLKQENLALKMAMQKNQPVKDLGTHSSRGAKAEAPMEVVKAEVMEMLTPPPSDVGSPSHSSPLSLSGGSSNSSSDSEPESPLCAHGKVKQEQPPPSPSSQGMLDRSRMALCAFVFLCLSFNPLASLLRGSASPAPLGSQDTAGPGRSIMAQSGTSEDAWGWTQWLWPTLAFWALNVALVLGAVVRLFVCGEPVTRPHSEPSILFWRHRRQADLDLDRGDFAQGAQHLRTALGALGRPLPASHGDLACSLLWTLLRHLLQRLWVGRWLAARAGGLRPDPPPPAHVRQSARDAAMAYHRLHQLHLAGKQAGGHLLAINLALSAVNLAECAGDAISVAALAEIYVAAALRIKASLHRCFHFLARPFLCSARRVALSHGGAVPPAMQWLCHPLGHRFFVDGDWAVKGVPRETIYSSAGNPVDPLAQVTQLFREHLLEKALCCVAMPEPGRPTAQGEGRFSDALEYLQLLNGCSDVSGTPGPTPSIASGLAAVTGTDPVSKWWASFIGIVIHWLQGDEEGAERLYPLVETMPRALQSSEKPLPRAALHSFRAVRALLSKQDGSQTTLGHCEKASSCLRESLELGSPPKGTIDKAVQLLLCDLLLVTRTNLWQQQMGASQQRSCLYQASALELRGFQQDLSSLRRLAQTLRPAMRRVFLHEATARLMARASPTRTHQLLDRSLRRRGVQGSKTAGEPESHPTAREHAEALLLACCYLPPSFLAGPGQRVGMLAEAARTLDKLGDRRTLHDCQQMIIKLGSGTTVTSG from the exons ATGAGCGCTCTCGCCTTCGACGACGcggccctggaggggctggcacCGACCCTCGGCCTCTCCGGGGCCAGCGACATCGACACGGCCCTGCTCAGCGACATCGACG ACATGCTGCAGCTGATCAACACGCCGGACAATGACTTCTCGGGGCTGTTCGACTCCCCGTTCAGTGCCCCGGACAGCGCCGTGCCCCCGGGGCTTCCCTCCGCTCCGGGCACCCTCAGCACCTTCCTGGCCCCCAGCAAGGCGCCCACCGGCAGCGCCTTCGCGGGGCCCCCCGGCATGGGCACCTTcaccccgccgcccccggccccgctgctgcCCGCGCCCGCCCTGGGCGTCAAGGAGGAGCCGTCGGTGGtgcccagcagccagagccagccccagccccagcccggtgTCATGCTGGCCCCCAGCTTTGTCCCTGCGTCCCCCAGCCCCTTCACTGCCCAGCCCATGGTGAGCTACCagaaccagcacagcttctcag ctgtgcagcctggcagtgcGGGGCAGACCCTGCCAAGCCCTCTGCCCGCCCCACAACCCAGCCAGCCCGTGACAGTGCCCGGCCCCGTGCAGAACGTggcaccccagcagctcctggcccccgcagcccccagcaccccatCTGTGTCACCGCAGATCCAGTCAGTGCCG gttctcctgcagccccacttCATCAAGGCTGACTCCCTGCTGCTCACGGCCGTCAAGACAGATGCCAGCAGCGCCAAGACTTCCACCATCGCCTCCCTGGCCACCAGCGCCAGCGGCTCGGCCACGCCGCTCCAGGTGCCG GCGCTGGTGAGCGGAGGGACCATCCTGGCCACGGTGCCGCTGGTGGTGGATGCAGAGAAGCTGCCCATCAACCGGCTGGCACCCAGCGGGAAGCCGGCGCTGCTGCAGAGCCGCGGAGAGAAGCGCACGGCCCACAACGCCATCGAGAAGCGCTACCGCTCCTCCATCAACGACAAGATCGTGGAGCTCAAGGACCTGGTGGTGGGCACCGAGGCCAag CTCAACAAGTCGGCGATCCTGAGGAAGGCAATCGAGTACATCcgcttcctgcagcagagcaacCAGAAGCTGAAGCAGGAGAACCTCGCCCTGAAGATGGCCATGCAGAAGAACC AGCCTGTGAAGGACCTGGGGACCCACAGCAGCCGGGGGGCCAAGGCGGAGGCCCCCATGGAGGTGGTGAAGGCAGAGGTGATGGAGATGCTGACACCGCCGCCCTCAGACGTGGGCTcgccatcccacagcagcccacTCTCACTCAGCGggggcagcagcaacagcagcagcgaCTCAGAGCCTGAGAGccccctctgtgcccatggcaag gtgaagcaggagcagccaccaCCCTcgcccagcagccagggaatgCTGGACCGCTCCCGCATGGCGCTCTGCGCCTTCGtcttcctctgcctctccttcaACCCCCTGGCCTCCCTGCTCCGGGGttctgcctccccagcccccttGGGGAGCCAGGACACCGCTGGTCCTGGCAGGAGCATCATGGCTCAGTCTGGCACTTCGG aGGACGCGTGGGGGTGGACGCAGTGGCTGTGGCCCACACTGGCCTTCTGGGCCCTGAACGTGGCGCTGGTGCTGGGCGCGGTGGTGCGGCTGTTCGTCTGCGGGGAGCCCGTCACGCGCCCGCACTCCGAGCCCTCCATCCTCTTCTGGCGGCACCGCCGGCAGGCCGACCTCGACCTCGACCGG GGAGACTTCGCGCAGGGGGCCCAGCACCTGCGCACGGCGCTCGGGGCGCTGGGGCGGCCGCTGCCGGCGTCCCACGGGGACCTGgcctgcagcctgctctggacCCTGCTGCGCCACCTGCTCCAGCGCCTCTGGGTGGGTCGCTGGCTGGCTGCCCGCGCCGGGGGGCTGCGTCCGGACCCGCCGCCCCCTGCCCACGTCCGCCAGAGTGCCCGCGATGCTGCCATGGCTTATCACCGCCTGCACCAGCTGCACCTCGCCG GGAAGCAGGCTGGGGGACATCTGCTGGCCATCAACCTGGCACTGAGCGCTGTCAACCTGGCTGAGTGTGCCGGTGACGCCATCTCTGTGGCAGCGCTGGCTGAGATCTACGTGGCGGCTGCCCTGCGCATCAAGGCCAGCCTGCACCGCTGCTTCCACTTCCTGGCG cgTCCCTTCCTCTGCAGCGCCCGGCGTGTGGCCTTGTCCCATGGTGGGGCCGTGCCCCCCGCCATGCAGTGGCTCTGCCACCCCTTGGGCCATCGCTTCTTTGTTGACGGGGACTGGGCGGTcaaaggtgtccccagggaaaCCATCTACAGCTCCGCCGGCAACCCAG TGGACCCGCTGGCCCAGGTGACCCAGCTGTTCCGTGAGCACCTCCTGGAGAAGGCGCTGTGCTGCGTGGCCATGCCTGAGCCCGGCCGTCCCACTGCCCAGGGAGAGGg GCGCTTCTCCGATGCCCTCGAGTACCTCCAGCTGCTCAACGGCTGCTCGGATGTCAGTGGCACACCTGGCCCCACACCTTCCATCGCCTCCGGCTTGGCGGCTGTCACAG GCACCGACCCCGTGTCCAAGTGGTGGGCGTCCTTCATCGGCATCGTTATCCACTGGCTGCAGGGAGATGAGGAAGGGGCTGAGCGCCTCTACCCGCTGGTGGAGACCATGCCCcgggcactgcagagctctga GAAGCCCCTTCCCCGCGCTGCCCTGCACTCTTTCCGAGCTGTCCGTGCCTTGCTGAGCAAACAGGACGGGAGCCAGACCACCTTGGGCCACTGTGAGAaggccagcagctgcctgcgggagagcctggagctgggcagccccCCCAAGGGCACCATCGACAAG GcggtgcagctcctgctctgtgacCTGCTGCTGGTCACCCGCACCaacctgtggcagcagcagatgggGGCGAGCCAGCAGCGCAGCTGCCTCTACCAGGCGTCAGCCCTGGAGCTCCGCGGCTTCCAGCAGGACCTGAGCAGCCTGCGGCGCCTGGCACAGACCCTGCGGCCCGCCATGCGCCGG GTGTTCCTGCACGAAGCCACGGCCAGGCTGATGGCCCGGGCCAGCCCCACGCGCACCCACCAGCTGCTGGACCGCAGCCTGCGGAGGAGAGGGGTGCAGGGCAGCAAAACAG ctggCGAGCCAGAAAGCCACCCCACGGCCCGGGAGCACGCCGAGGCGCTGCTGCTGGCCTGCTGCTACCTCCCGCCCAGCTTCCTGGCGGGCCCGGGCCAGCGCGTGGGGATGCTGGCCGAGGCCGCCCGCACGCTGGACAAGCTGGGCGACCGCCGCACCCTGCACGACTGCCAGCAGATGATCATCAAGCTGGGCAGCGGCACCACCGTCACGTCGGGATAG